Proteins co-encoded in one Gemmatimonadales bacterium genomic window:
- a CDS encoding ion channel has protein sequence MLLNSSRQRRVPSNDLGFGSVVSRESRRRLLNRDGSFNVAREGIPWYSSMSVYHTLVGTSWTRFLGLVTLGYLAANLMFAFAYYLLGPAALHGPAEVPAADRFLQSFFFSVQTIATIGYGVVSPATLPANILVAAESVAGLVGFALVSGITFARFARPVGRFIFSEHAVVAPYQGGRALMIRTSNARQNQILDVHARVLLARRTRDGGAVREFFELPLERSEVAFFPLMWTIVHPITETSPLWGDDAESLQSCDPEFIVLLSGVDETFSQTVFARTSYRGDEVRFGARFVDAFDRAATDGILRADVRLLSKTAPASLDQGGA, from the coding sequence ATGCTCCTCAACTCCTCCCGCCAGCGGCGCGTACCGTCGAACGACCTCGGCTTCGGGAGCGTGGTGTCACGTGAGAGCAGGCGACGCCTCCTCAACCGAGACGGCAGCTTCAACGTCGCGCGCGAGGGGATTCCCTGGTACAGCTCGATGTCGGTGTACCACACCCTGGTCGGCACCTCCTGGACCCGTTTCCTCGGGCTCGTGACCCTGGGTTACCTGGCGGCCAACCTGATGTTTGCCTTCGCCTACTATCTGCTCGGCCCGGCGGCACTGCACGGACCGGCGGAGGTCCCGGCCGCCGACCGCTTCCTGCAATCCTTCTTCTTCAGTGTGCAGACCATTGCCACCATCGGGTATGGGGTGGTGAGTCCCGCCACCCTGCCGGCCAACATCCTGGTGGCGGCGGAATCGGTCGCGGGTCTCGTCGGGTTTGCGCTCGTCAGTGGCATCACCTTCGCGCGTTTCGCACGTCCTGTCGGGCGCTTCATCTTCTCGGAGCACGCGGTCGTGGCCCCGTACCAGGGCGGGCGAGCGCTGATGATCCGGACCAGCAACGCCCGGCAGAATCAGATCCTTGACGTGCACGCCCGAGTGCTGCTTGCCCGCCGGACCCGGGACGGTGGAGCGGTACGCGAGTTCTTCGAACTCCCGCTGGAGCGCTCCGAGGTGGCCTTCTTCCCGCTCATGTGGACGATCGTGCACCCGATCACCGAGACCAGCCCGCTCTGGGGGGACGACGCCGAGTCGTTGCAGTCCTGCGACCCCGAATTCATCGTGCTGCTCTCCGGGGTGGACGAGACGTTCAGCCAGACGGTCTTCGCGCGCACCTCCTACCGCGGCGACGAAGTCCGCTTCGGGGCGCGCTTCGTGGATGCCTTCGATCGGGCCGCCACCGACGGGATTCTTCGCGCGGACGTGCGGCTGCTGAGCAAGACTGCTCCTGCCAGCCTCGACCAGGGGGGCGCATGA
- a CDS encoding potassium channel family protein codes for MTSLPFFPLALAFCLLGACVIVQASMIVLLMRWYGTLRTPRPFPLLRSAWLLVRVAWWVVIAHLVQIAMWALAYIWIGALPEPMVAFYFSGVTYTTVGYGDVLLPDRWHLLAGIEGLTGILMAGWSTAILFAILHRLLLPAEHAHAPKPGVRP; via the coding sequence GTGACCTCCCTCCCCTTCTTCCCGCTGGCGCTCGCCTTCTGCCTGCTCGGTGCCTGCGTGATCGTGCAAGCCTCGATGATCGTCCTCCTGATGCGGTGGTACGGCACGCTCCGGACGCCGCGGCCGTTCCCGCTCCTGCGTAGTGCCTGGCTGCTGGTCCGCGTGGCATGGTGGGTGGTCATCGCGCACCTCGTCCAAATCGCCATGTGGGCCCTGGCCTACATCTGGATCGGGGCCCTGCCGGAGCCCATGGTCGCGTTCTACTTCAGTGGAGTGACCTATACGACGGTCGGCTACGGCGATGTGCTGCTCCCGGACCGGTGGCACCTGCTCGCGGGAATCGAGGGGCTCACCGGCATCCTGATGGCGGGGTGGTCCACGGCCATTCTGTTCGCGATCCTGCACCGACTCCTCCTCCCGGCGGAGCACGCCCACGCTCCGAAGCCGGGAGTCCGGCCATGA
- a CDS encoding cupin domain-containing protein: MNDKVVLADALSAIAEHWRPVVVGALNGQEVKLAKFCGTFPWHHHDDADELFLGVEGTFRVEFRDRAVTLDPGEFLIVPRGVEHRTVADTEASVLLFEPAGVRNTGNVLDPHFTAPERVRGEGT; encoded by the coding sequence ATGAATGACAAGGTGGTGCTGGCCGATGCGTTGTCGGCCATCGCCGAGCATTGGCGGCCCGTGGTCGTCGGCGCGTTGAACGGCCAGGAGGTCAAGCTCGCCAAGTTCTGCGGTACCTTCCCATGGCACCATCATGACGATGCCGATGAACTGTTCCTCGGTGTCGAAGGCACTTTCCGCGTCGAGTTCCGCGACCGGGCGGTGACTCTCGACCCCGGGGAGTTCCTGATCGTTCCCCGAGGCGTGGAGCACCGCACGGTGGCCGATACCGAAGCGTCGGTGCTGCTCTTCGAGCCGGCCGGGGTGCGAAACACGGGGAACGTGCTCGACCCCCATTTCACAGCGCCGGAGCGTGTTCGCGGGGAGGGCACGTGA
- a CDS encoding cation:proton antiporter, with product MTFLALFVAIVFLYSLVSERVERVATAPVVFTMAGLLLPVVVPEFNASGFELTRFLWVAEAGLVLLLFTDATRTDLSLLRKIRDLPARLLGPGLLLTIALGAVVAVFIFPNLSIWEACLVAVILAPTDAGLGQVVVESPRVPARIRQALNVEAGLNDGLSVPFLLFFLAMLEAGGGSTDATLTRFIGLQLGLGALLGLGIGLGGGWLLQRASRAGSLTESFAPRGLIALPFFCFVGAERLQASMFIAAFVAGLAAQRMFPGAGKHAVDFSEQSGQVLNLAVFFLFGLAIGRSLDLLSPIYFLYGILSLTVIRMLPVAVALLGARLQRATVVFMGWFGPRGLASIVLGLLVVERELGTPGDPTIRGVVVATILMSIVLHGVSAQPGIAWYAGKVRAFPPGVPELAE from the coding sequence ATGACCTTCCTCGCGCTCTTCGTGGCCATTGTTTTTCTCTACAGTCTCGTCTCCGAGCGTGTGGAACGGGTCGCGACGGCGCCCGTCGTCTTTACCATGGCCGGCCTGCTGCTGCCGGTCGTCGTCCCGGAATTCAACGCCTCGGGATTCGAGCTCACCCGGTTCCTGTGGGTCGCGGAAGCCGGGCTTGTGCTGCTCCTCTTCACCGACGCGACGCGCACCGATCTCTCGCTCCTCCGGAAAATCCGGGATCTGCCGGCCCGGCTGCTCGGCCCGGGCCTGTTGCTGACCATCGCGCTCGGCGCTGTCGTCGCCGTCTTCATCTTCCCCAACCTGTCGATCTGGGAGGCGTGTCTCGTCGCCGTGATCCTGGCGCCGACCGATGCGGGATTGGGGCAGGTGGTGGTCGAGAGCCCGCGCGTGCCGGCGCGGATACGCCAGGCCCTCAACGTGGAAGCGGGGCTCAACGACGGTCTATCGGTCCCCTTCCTGCTCTTCTTTCTCGCGATGCTCGAGGCGGGCGGCGGCAGCACCGACGCCACCCTCACCCGGTTCATTGGGCTGCAGTTGGGGTTGGGCGCACTGCTCGGCCTTGGCATTGGCCTGGGAGGCGGCTGGTTGCTGCAGCGCGCCAGTCGGGCCGGTTCCTTGACGGAGTCGTTCGCCCCCCGTGGACTGATCGCCCTCCCCTTCTTCTGCTTTGTCGGCGCGGAGCGGCTCCAAGCCAGCATGTTCATCGCCGCGTTCGTGGCCGGGCTCGCTGCCCAGCGGATGTTCCCCGGGGCGGGGAAGCATGCCGTGGATTTCTCCGAACAGTCGGGCCAGGTGCTGAACCTCGCCGTCTTCTTTCTCTTCGGCTTGGCCATCGGACGCTCGCTGGATCTGCTGTCGCCGATCTACTTCTTGTACGGCATCCTCAGCCTGACCGTCATCCGGATGCTGCCGGTGGCCGTGGCGCTGCTCGGCGCTCGCCTGCAACGCGCCACGGTGGTCTTCATGGGGTGGTTTGGTCCGCGCGGGCTTGCCTCGATCGTGCTCGGGCTCCTCGTGGTCGAGCGCGAACTTGGCACCCCGGGCGACCCGACCATCCGCGGGGTTGTGGTGGCAACGATTCTGATGAGCATCGTCCTGCACGGCGTGTCGGCGCAGCCGGGGATCGCGTGGTACGCAGGCAAGGTGCGCGCTTTTCCGCCGGGCGTCCCCGAGCTCGCTGAATGA